A window of Quercus robur chromosome 12, dhQueRobu3.1, whole genome shotgun sequence genomic DNA:
GTGATTTTAAGGCTATCTTTATCATTATGTGCAGTTCTACACATATGAAAGCCTGAAGGGTGTGATGCTGTCATCAATGCAGTCTAGTGCTCAACTTAGTACATTGCAAACAGTTAGTTTGTCCCTCCTTCCTGCCCCTCTTTGAGTATTTTATCTTACTATGATATAATAATTCTGTTTTATGTTACTCTACCAGGCAACTTTCTTTTAGCAGAGTGTTCCAATTCTATCCAAATTGATAAATTACATGCTGAGACAATTTTGCAATACCTGCAGTTAGTATGTGGAGGACTAGCTGGATCTACTGCTGCTTTGTTCACAACTCCTTTTGATGTGGTGAAGACGAGATTACAGACACAGGTCTATAATTTGTTTATAGAAAATTCATAGAGccttttcatgcatttttttgttataattggCATACCGTTCAGTAAATGATGCACAAAGCATTTTTCTCTACTAGCTTTTTGGAATAGCTGTCTGAGATAAGGATGAAGTAGGATTAATTTCTTCTTTGGTTTGATCAGATCAGAATGGGTATACAGTGAAAGCTTCAAAATCATTGGaaataacaattatttttatttctattagaGTTTTTTCAGATTGGATGTGTTCCTGTAATGTCCTAACTGGTTATTGTATGTTATAAATATTAAGGCCTGCCTGGACATCAAACTGATTTAGGTGGCAATTCAATTGGATCCTACAAAAATCTTTGAACctatacaatttatttataacttccattttttattatgttctgGGGTTTATCAATATACAGGGCTGTTTCTGCTTCTTACATATTGGATGTTTTTCAGATTCCAGGGTCTATGAGCCAATACGGCAGTGTCTTCCAAGCCCTTCGCGAAATTGGCAAGAATGAAGGTTTGCAAGGCCTCTACAGGTATGTTTTCTCATGGTGTggccattattatttttttaggagaTGATTGTCTTATAAACTGTAATAAGTCATTACATATCCATGAGCCAATATAATATATTTCTGTTGCCAGTCTTGAAAAACTGATCTTGTTATACCCATTATCATATTATGCTTCCGTATCTGAGTGTATGATCTAGTTATTCTTATTCTTAACTTTCTGATTAGGGGATTGACTCCAAGATTGGTCATGTATATGTCTCAAGGAGCAATCTTCTTTGCATCATATGAATTTTTCAAGAGAATGTTTTCTTTAGAGGAGCCTCGACATAATGCACAGACAATCCAGTACAAACAAAGCACAAAAGATGATGAATCATCAACATTACCAATACTATTACCATCATCATCTGCATCATCGGCGTCCTCCTCCTCATCAAGACTACGGAGTCTACATTCATGATGATTTAAGAGCACATGTATGAAAGGGTTTCTTTTTGGGTAGgacaaacaaaattttgtttgtggTTATTGGGGGATAGAAGGATTGAGGAAAGCCATGTCTTCAGCGTATTTGAGAGAACCTCCGGAGCCATCAGTTGGAAATGTTTTGTAACCAAAATTGTTACTGACAAAATTAGGGTGTAGAAATCCGATTGTATTTTTGAAGTGTAGTGAGTGCTGAATAAAATTTGTCTTTACTGCGAGTTTTTCATCGGCGTTTAGTATAGGTAGTGAATCATTCTTGAAAGTGTAATATATATAGCGGACGTGATATCACTTTTGTACATCTGAGCATTGTTAAATTCGTTGACAATAAAGTAGCAAATCTTTTAGTGCAAATGCATAGCTAGGATGCACGGACACAAGTACAGGTACAGGTATAATACGGCAATAACAGGTACAGGTACAGGTACAGGTATAATACGGCAATAtgagtaatttttgaaaaattataacatgatacgGTAGATTGGACACTGTTATGACACAAGTATAACATGAGTACGGCATCCCAAATGAAGTGTCTGTACATCTTGTCGCAAAGTTGCTGGAATGACCATCGTCTACTTCTGCACCACTTTTTGTTGCTCCAAATGCAGGCCTGATTTTGCAAAATCTGTTCTCTATCAGTCAATGATGCAATACAAGCCAAGCATAAGCGAAGTAGAATGCTGCAAGTGCGTAACTAGTTGTTAAAAGTACCAATGGCGGTGGTGAATGGCCTAAGTCTCACCTAAGTGGAATTCCCAAGATGGCCTGATTGAAATTTATATAGTATCTAAAACTGAAACatagtatttattattgttatgttCATGTTGAGTTGCATCAATGTAGTGTTTAGGTCTACTTTGGTTTACTTCAGTTCATTCAGTCCCTTTAACCTAATTAGGTACACTTTTACTAATTGAGTCTTAAATTGGGCCAAACttgggttgaaaagtataaAATCTTATTCTATATGGGCCAAGCTCTTTAGTTTTAGGCTAAaacatacaaacaaaataagtaTTAGAATTAGACATATGAGATATGAGTccttaaaaaacaataaaaatgataaatatttaaaagattatcttaaaattaaagtttcaataatatatgcattatgcaaaaggaaaaaagaaatttacaattctaagcttatataataatttaaatttactgTAACATATTACTTCCATGGAATGGGagtgtgcattttttttttttttataatactctTGGATATGTTCAAATTAGTCAACCGATTAtggtatatttttttaaaaaaaatctttttaatgacatcttctccatttatataaaacaatattatatttatataatttaaatctttttataaaataaagtaaatttgTTGAATGCAAAATACATTATATGTTACATAGTTTACATTacataaaactaataaaaaaaaaaacttttaaataacacatgcactatttaacctacaaattttacattatattcttataaatATGACGTTGGTTTAAAAGGAATTCTCATAAGTTGTAACCAATTAATATGGCAACTTAAGCTGGCTATGCCTATGCCCAATAATAATTATTcttcataaattaaaactttaaatattttgatTGGTTATATTTGCCCTCTATATTTTGTGGGAACttttcattgttttcaaaaagaTTGATGGATATAAATTTACGGGTTTGAGTGAGTgataaatgataaatattctTTAAACCGTCGATAGGCAAAGCAATCAATTGTAAGGTAGCTTTGAAGTTtattaaactttgaattttaattCTTACCATATACCTAACAATTTATTACGTAGAAGATAGTAATAAGAGTTACCCTTATTATTCGGGCCATTAAAAACTCCACCCTGTCTATAAACCAACCCTTTGCCATCGCCAGCTACAAAATTAAGGTAGGAATAGGATGGGCTACCAGGAATCACTTTGtacaattaattaaataagaatTGGAGCGACATAGCATCAACAAGTCGTTGTAGTATAGTGGTAAGTATTCCCGCCTGTCACGCGGGTGACCCGGGTTCGATCCCCGGCAACGGCGACATAATGTTTTCTACCAATTTTTTACAGTGAACAAAATCTAGACCAACGTCCAAGTTAGACACCTAAGAGGATGCATGATCGTTGTGATTGGGGAGCTGCTttgactcctttttttttttttttttttttttttcttcaaaatgttATCTTTGCTCACAAAGCCTTTTGAAAGAATGGAAGTTgtttttcacccaaaaaaaaaaagaaaactaactatTTAAAATTATCCTCCTAaaattaataggaaaaaaaaattaacttttcaaATAAATCAAATGATAATTTGGGAAGTTGCAAAAAAATGTGTTGTGAACAAACATTTTTCCATgtatatttgtcaaaaaaaatatacttatagAGACTTGAGATTGGATTGTATAGGtttgtaaattattttatatgataTCAAATGATTAAAGTTTTTACAGTCCAGAATTCATAAATACATGATgaggtaaaaaaatttaatcatgcTTTTACACTTTTATCATATATGGGAAAAGAATAATTCAAGCAAATAACTTGTGATTTGTGAATAAGGTCGGGCTTATGAAAATGAAGTTAACTTGAGCAAGTAGTCTTGTTTGGTAATTAGCTCAAACTTAATCtcgtgtttaaaaaaaaattaaatgaacaatcttgaatttttaatatttgactTGGCTTGGCTTATTTATAGCCCTAATCTTATTGGCTGAGCGGTGTTTATTGATTGAAGCAGTTAAGGACATATGCCGATATATTTTGACATTAGACTATGAGGTGCATTAATGGCTGTACAAAGATTCGTAGTGATTCAGGCTGGAAAATTATCAGTAGAACGATGGTTAAACCAAATTGAAAAGGGTAGAAGACATTGCTATTTTTTTATGCATGCAAGCGGGGATGGATGAAGCTCACGAGATTGGAAATCTACTACAAGAAGGATATAAATCTAGGACATTTGATTCAAGAAAAAACCTTTTCATACACCCCACCTACTTGTTCATGGACCAGGTATTGTGAAGACAATACTCTATTGGGTTTTACTAAAATGGTGCATATTAAGAGCAATGTCCTCGTGAATGAGCCCAATCTTTAGAAAGTAACTTTAATCAAAAGTAAAGGCATGCaattattcattattttggaGACAAAAACTTCTTGTGAACAAAGTTTTGATCTACTTTCCTTAGCACCATTTCCTTCATGATACAGAAAAGGCAAAAGATAAAGAACTACCATCTCTCGACAATCTAATGATTACTTCTATTCCCTCTCTATCAAGTTACAATATGGACAATgttatgttctgtttatatTTTAACTATAGAAGTTGAAAGAATCAAATAATATAGCAAATGGCTTTTGGAACCTCTATGGAAACAACCCTCTGCCAATGGTAAGAATCCCTAGCCCACATCTCCAACAGTCCTGCGTATACTGAGAAACCATTTTAGTGTATTGAGTATGCTGTTGACTGCTGAGCCCATGCCAGTAAATAATCAAAAACCCTGAACCTCGGTGTCAATGGCAGGAACTCTCAACACCATCATCTGAGAAACTTCCTCCTTTTCTCCTTTAAAGTTGGGGTCATTTCGAACCATATGCTGGGATTCCCTGGAGAAGCCGTAAAAGCTGGTACCAAGCAAGCTGATTGAATTTATACTCGAGCAATTGGAGAAAAGGGTGGATTGAGCACATAGGATGGTGGGATTTCTTTTACCATCTTAGAGtcttttctcttctcctctcttgtCACTGCATCAACTAAAAATTTCACTTCATCATTGATAAGCACTTTCAGTGAATTGCTTTGTGATAACTGTTTGCTTCTCTCCTTCCCAGCATCAACAGAAGCTTCTGTCCCATGCAAGATAGCCACACATATGGAGAATGCTTGTAATGTGGATAACTGTGCATGAAAATCAACTGCATACTCCCCCTCCTGAACAGCCATCATGGTCAATGCCGGTGTACTCTCTTTTGCTCCCTATACATAAATTAAAGTCAACAGAACATAAGATGCTAATTATTTCTATAATGAAGTCCAAATGTTAGAGCATTAGGAATGAAGAAGGAATTCTAGCgtctttcccccttttttttcttctctgttttgaGAAGCTAATGATGCATGCATTGAAATGAGTCATTGTATAACAACACAATTATGTTTAATTGTCAGACAGCAAGcagatataaataaatagtgtACCCAAGCAAGGTACATGAACACATTTACAGAATCTAAATTCATATTTCTTAGTTCTTTAAGAAATGTTGGGTGGAAGCCTTGCATGTGGACCCAGCAACTTATGTTTTGCAGAATTCTTTGTTACCCAAAGTTCTAGTGGTTGATGATTGACTTATCCAAATTATGATAATGAAACATGACTTACATCAAACAAGAGGCTTACCTGAACAAAAAGCTCCAAATGCTGCTGATTCTCCAGAAGTGGTTGATCTTCAGCACATTGAATTTGGGTATTCCCTAAAACAGTGAGGGGACAGGCCATGTCCCAGCCACCACAGTCACATCCTCCACCTAATCTCCACCTATCTAATAATGATGAAGGACCCCGACTTTCAGCACTTGGCAAACCATGGTTCCCAGTTGGAATTAACACCTTTACCTTTTCCGGACTTCTTTTATCATGAAAGTCCTTTTTACTCAGCTCACTCATAGAATGATTAAGTAGGTTTGGGATCAGTTCATTGATAATCTTATCCCCTGACTTGTATGTTAAGCTCTCTCTATTCTCATATGGGACTTGCATAACAATGGCCGCGATTTCAAGGCCTGGATTCAATTGTGCAGATGCCCAGGGGTAAAAATCTGAAGAATTAAAATCACCTTTCTCAGAGGCTTGTCTTTGTTGAAGTTTATGCTTGAATGGATGAGACCTATTATCTTCAAAAGTCTCCTTAACTAATCCTTGATTAGCTCCTTTGAGACCTTTAACATCATCAGcagttttttcattttcttgggCTGAAATGCTTTGTCTTGCATGTGCAATATCGTACAATATAAACTCTGTCACAACAGAATTGTCCAAAACCCCACCATCTTTTAGTTCTGAACATAAATAACAGGAAacttgaatctgtcccaccataGAGGAATCTTTGTCACTACTATTCCATCCCCATCTACTGACATTGCTCTTCTTTCTACCATCAATGGAGTGAAACGTATATACCCAATTAAAATCATTATCCGTCTTCCATGTCTTGGCCACGAAGACATCTTCTGGGCACTTCGTTGAGAACTCGAAAAATGGCACCCCATGTTTGTATTCTAACTTGAGATTGCCATGTAGGTGAACTGGTGAACGTGCAACAGCTGAATGATGGTTCTCCCTCTCAACAAATTGAGGATCAAGTTCTGATGCCTTTGCTGTATTAGAGAAATCATGCAGCAAAGATTTCCTGGATGTTTTGTTCCTGCTCATGTTTGTTGTCCCAGATGTTTTGAGCCCCCCACCAGGTTCTGCCACATATCCTAAAGGACTTCGCAAAGATTTGGACTTCTTGAATGGATCAAACATCTTTCTGATAGGGCTGAATCTGGACTTTGAGCTGGCTCTTGAGGAGCAATCACTTTCTGATGGTGAAGGTGAATGGAGCATTTCCGCCTTAGCAGAGAGTGACATGTGAAACATGCGAACAGTTTCTCTTTCAAGGTCATTACCATCATTTAAAGGACTAACAGATTCACCACTTACAAACTTTAGACCCACTGAATCTTTCCCCATAGTATCAGCAAGTTTATCCCTGTCATTCAAATTGAGACAATATTCATCAAACCCATTTGATGAGCATGGTTCTACATACGGCTTACTCACAGATGTTGGACTAAAGGTTGAATCCAAAGATATCATTGGAGACCTCTTCTGCAGGCCGTCCTCATCTGAATTACAGAATGAGTCAACAATCCTGAAAGCCAAAGTGGCGTCACTACTACGGGACATTTCAATTTTTCTCCTTCCCTCAAAATTTCCCGTTCTCTTCATTTCCCTTACCTCTTTGGAATTTTGATACATGGAACCTCGCTTTAGCTCGTCGTTGCCTTCCAGTCCAGCAGGTCTAGATGGAATGCTTTTACAAGAAGAACTGCGAGAGCGACCAAAGTTAATCTCTATGAAGTCGTCCTTTAGGCCCAACAAATCATCTTTACGGGTGGATTTCCCTTTTGCCTTCCTCTTTTCAATATTTGAGCAATGTCGAGGAGGTGGAAGAACAGTGTTAGGACTCAGACCCACTTTGCAACTTTTATCAAAGTCCAACTCCATCCGCAGTCCCATTGATAGATTCCCAGTTCTGCAAGAAAtacaagaataaaataaaaattacgaAACAGATCACAAATAATGCAAGACAATAGCTATCCAGTTTCCACTAATCTGATTATAACatataaactaaataaagaCTTTTAGCCAATATATGTAATCAATACATTGGTAGATTTATAACAACATGCCAGAATAACAGCTTTTGGCTGCAAATTTGCTGTGAGATATGCAAATCGCTGGCATTACTTCTGTAGACACAATGTAGATAAAGCCATATAATGCATAATTTACCATATTATTAGGACATCAACTACGGATTGTAGATTAAGCTGCCATTGATTTCCAACAGTAAAGTATGAAAATTACAGATGAAgccagaaaaaggaaaaaaaaaaaaaaaactgacagaACATTTGCGTACGAAAAGATACTCGATACCCAATGCATTTCAATTCGCAGAATTCAatcaacaattatgaaaatatgaaCTAGAAGCAATAAAGGATTCCTAGAAGCAATAGCTTGATGATGCTAACCTCAGAAATTACCACTGTTTGAAAAGGCACACACCCCATTAGTGATTCCAAACTTTAAGATCACAAGAAACTCAAAAAAAACAATCTTGATCCAAAAAACTTAGACCCCTATTACACAAAGGAATCTTCTGATCTCTATAGACTTCCAAAAAACGAGTAAAGTAGCAGACACAAAAGCTACAGTATAagtactaaaaacaaaaactttactTTATTTTCCTCTTACATTTCAAGCCAAAGACTAATAGATATGCTTCCAAAAAACGTCCATACCCCACTCGATCTCAGAGAAGTGAACCCAAAGAAAAACTCAACAAACTGCAAGCAGATGCAATCATGTCCTCCAACTCCCAATCTCTTGAGCTCAAAGTCACCATGAATCTATAAGAGcaaaaacccaacaaccaaATTTAATAAACACACAGCTGTTAGCTATAGGAATTCAAAGACTTCCCCATTAATCAACATAAGTGTGCTACAgcgaaaacaaaaaaaaaggaaaagacagCCAGGATTATGCCAAGAGCAGTAAAGCGTGGCTGCTTattaataaacacaaaaagtgagtTCTAGAAAGAGATAGTGTGAGGTAAGAGTAAGACAttgttagagagagaaagcatgaGTGAAAAGAAAACACTCATACACAACATGCGGAAGGGTAACTAGCAAACAACAAGAGACAGGAGCTGCTTAGCTACAGTTTATGTCTAAAAAGCCATCTCCTTCAGGCCATCATAACTCATAAGCTGCCGCTATGTACTAGTGTGCGTctcttttttagctttttttttttttttttaaattttttttttctttttacacttTTTGGACAGTCTTGGAGAGAGCACCCATTAGTGAAAAGACAATGATAGCCCTGATACACAATTACTATGGTTTTCTTTTTAGTGGGTAATTTTGGAATTAGCTGGTCACTAATTAAAAAGGGTAAGTGTAATATATTTTAAGGAGATTTGTCCAGATCACTGCCACAAATTATTATCTTAAGTTTTTGGGAATTGCAGATATCCAGACGGAATCCCACAATTTTTTTGACTGTTTCCAATAATTAATTGTTGAATAAAGTATTGTTTATATGTGTTAAAATTGCAGATCAACCCTCATTTGAAATTACTTTAGAGTCCTTAATCCTTTTATGATGTACACCTATTTTTTCACTGATTGTTCACAGTAAAAGCTCAACCATCCAAACTATCATGATGCCAACGTTTCAAGCCATACAAGTATAAAAGCAACTCATTTTAATGTTGACCATCAAACTGAAGGTGGTCCTAAAGACTTAGAAAGTGACATCATCTTTAATTTAGGACGACACATCTTTCAAGTTCCAACTTCCTCGAGATTGGTTTTATTACGTTATAGTTATATGAAAATGTTAAATCAagctaattaaatttttttttctttttaaaaggtTCAAATTTGTTCATATTGGTTACCTAATTAAGTAGATATCATAAAAGACTAGCACAAGTTTGCTTCATTGTGTTTTTaatctctcattttttattacattgcgcatttataaaaggcaaaaactctctccctctttttaatgttttttttttttttttttcctccttaaGTCATCTTTTTTGGTCCTAAAAATGTAAAGGCTAGAAATGTACAATCGCAAGTAAAAGGGGAATAGCAAGAATCTTGACAGTCAAGGAGAGTAACGTAAATATGTGTGCATGCGATTTGGGTAACTTGCAAGCGGGAGTATGCGAAATTGAGGCGGTCGGTCACATCCAACCCACGGAATCTTGCGCTTTGGATCATCTACGTACACTCTCACGCGGACTTCATGTTGGTTCGTACTCCTCTCACTGAGTTCTCTTTCTATATTTTCACAAACCAGACAAGTGGTGTGGTCAAGATATCATTAGATTATCTTAAACTAAACCTCAGGCTTAAGTGAGAATTTGCATTTTGTGTCACGTTAACTCATGAGTATTCGATCATATGAATCGATATTAACTCGACACACTTATTAAATAGATTAAGATTCTTCAACCCTAACATGAACCGTTTATTAATAAGATCAGTCGTGTTAACctatttattagattttatcaatgtgaaaagaaaaatacaaattttagtattgatctaaattatgaaaaaccaaataaataatttttttaatataaaatttagaactaaCGACTaactgcatcacaaataattatttaaaattaaaacatatctcaatattacaaataattaatcacaataagttaaagaaaataaactacaACAACTAAAAAGTTTATATGCCCAGCATTTAAaaggtatattggtaaaatgtcatttgATTAAACGGATCAAATAAGTTCCATGGGTTAAACACTAACTCAAcacgtttattaaacgggtcagtcaTATCAACTTGAATATGACCCGAGTCCGTTAAGGCTCAACTCATAACCTGTTAATTTCTTGTTGTGTCGTATCAAATTCACGAGTTGTGTCAAATTTTGTCATCCCTACTTCAAGCTCAAGCATAACTTAGTACTAAGCTACTTGGTCTGGCTTTGAATTGATTGCTTTAAAATTCTCACACATCAActaacttctttttctttttctatgctCAACATGGCCAACGGCCCATAACTCAAGAACATACATGACAATCAATCTAGTCCTTCACGAATTAACGTGTTGTGGTGCCTATGCTCaattcatatattatattatattttattcttttaagtatAACCCAAGCCCATGCAACATATTGAGGGAAATTGAGGAAATGTGATTTTGAGGGTATAAGTCAATTtctttcggaccttttgcatgagcTCAATCCATACTTACTATCAAGTGGGCAAAGGACATTGGTAGCATCTCAGGCTCATGGAGGAGGTCTTGTACCTAAATCTCCACCCCAAAAAAACTTTTATGTTCTAGCTGACTGTGACTCAAAGTTTCTACCAGAACccattttttcctttaaaaatagTTGGCTCTCATTAACCAATTTCAACTACTAGCCCTCACTTAGGTAAGCCTCCCAAGAGTCtgaaacaactaaaaataagaAGTCAATCGGGGCTTAGTCATATCTTTTCCcaattatgcataaaacaagCTAACTCTTTTACCCAACTAAAGCAAGTCTGAACCAAACATCAACTTAGCACCTTGGAAGTCCATAGTCTCATATTTTAGCCTAAAAACTAGTGATTAAAGACACCTAAAGACTATTGTATAAATCCTCATTCAACTCAAAACAGGACCAACCACATTTTACCCATAAAGTTGAAACTTTAAAGCAAAAACTCATTCAGCAATctaacattctcacaattccGAAGTTTAGGGGTAGAAATATGAGTACAGAaaaaccttccctctcttcctcacaaccacTCTCAATTTCCTCTTTTTGCTAATTATGGGTCAAAGTTTTAGACCTGTGTTGTTTTTATACATTTCTATTATTGGCATTTTGATTTATCTTTTGTTAAAGCTCCATTAGCCTTTATTTactaaatattgaaattttggacTTTAATACTCTCCGAGATAATCACTTCTAAATAACCCAATGAGAGATTTGGGCCGTTCTAGCAATTCTGGCCCTCGTGAGTAATGTACAACTCACTGATTTTGGTTCTAGTTTTCTTGGTATGCAACATATACCACTGCAGATTACAGAAAAGTAAGGCTCTAGAAAActcaaggaagaagaaagaaggtgGTCTGCTGTTGTACTACCTATAACAGGAAATtgtgaataaaataaatacataagaGGTCTAAGAAAATACTAATAGTAGTGAATTTTGATATTTAACATGAAAACCAACGCTATCCTAACCCTACCTCCCCTCCGTACAGTGGAGAGATGCATGAGATTAACTACTTCTATGATTCTATTCGCTTGAGGCTATACACAAAGAAACCCCCAGCTCGGTAAGCATTAAAACCACCTAAGTGAACTGTACAAAGAGGGCAGATCCTCCAAACAACTAAGACACCAAAAGTCAGTGACCCAAAAATGCAACGGCCCGCAGATTTTCACTCAGCATTTCTAGCAGATTCagatttttcttcctttttgggCCTGCCAAATGATTTCTGGGCATCCAGGACAGGCATGTATGCTTCACTCGTTTTCTTGAAAACATCAATGGCTGCCTTGTCAGGTTCTCGGGGACTCACTAGCTTCTTCTCTACATCTTCAAATTTGGCAGTGGCCCATGGTGCTGTGCCAACGGCTTTGGAGGTATTTGGTGCATCTATTGTCAGCATGGATGCCTCATCCCTAGAAGCATACCAGGAATGACCACATGCAATGCACTCCAACTGAATCCACAAAACCCGGGGAAGAGGTCAGTGACCACTTTAGAAGAAGCAAGATATACACACCCACACAAACGTCAAACTACAACTAGAAACATCCTTTTAATAATTGAATCTAAACTTTCTTCAATAACTATACTAAAGTTTTTCACGGTCAAGCAGTCACTAATTgccaaatattttattgaaattaatcaCTGGTGAAATTCCTGATAGGATTATCAGTAAATAATGCTGTCTTTCTTCATGTTACTTGTCTTGATAGTTTGTGTACCTCAAATATTATCTTTATATTACTTGCCCCAAAATGAGAATTAGTAGGatattaaaaagaacaaaatttagttacaaaattggttatatcCTAAGGCTACAATcttacttaatatatttttattggatgtgaattttgaaaattccaccattggattacatcttcttatattttccatacttgcaaaatttctaaaaaattaaagatcaatagctataccaccaataaattgtttaaattgctagtttttgtagtttaaaattatgtataaaatataagcttataaatcatatagaatataatatccgattgacaaaaatttgacatgtgtattaagagtgtaaagaacatgcaattcaacagttagccttaggctataaccaattttgtagttaaactttgtcctaCTAAAAAAGCCTTAATGCATGCATTACAACATATCATGATGCAGATGTATGGTcatgaattttcaaataaacacAAGCAATCTCATCAACAACTAAATCCGATGCTTTACAGCTCCAGAATATGAATGTCACGAACGTATACCTAGATGCGTAGATGATCAAATTGTTTGATGTGCACATACACACCTATcacacattttcacaaaacacacTTTGAGGAGAAAAGTTGCAAAGCTGCACATGCACGCAATTCACAACATATAACATAACACATACAGGATTCAAGTGTATCTATTTCTTATATGTACATATTTAGCCCATTCATGCTGTTACTGttgaaatcaaataatttttttctttaattacccaaaaaaaaatatcaaatactttttttagGGAG
This region includes:
- the LOC126709142 gene encoding uncharacterized protein LOC126709142, which codes for MGLRMELDFDKSCKVGLSPNTVLPPPRHCSNIEKRKAKGKSTRKDDLLGLKDDFIEINFGRSRSSSCKSIPSRPAGLEGNDELKRGSMYQNSKEVREMKRTGNFEGRRKIEMSRSSDATLAFRIVDSFCNSDEDGLQKRSPMISLDSTFSPTSVSKPYVEPCSSNGFDEYCLNLNDRDKLADTMGKDSVGLKFVSGESVSPLNDGNDLERETVRMFHMSLSAKAEMLHSPSPSESDCSSRASSKSRFSPIRKMFDPFKKSKSLRSPLGYVAEPGGGLKTSGTTNMSRNKTSRKSLLHDFSNTAKASELDPQFVERENHHSAVARSPVHLHGNLKLEYKHGVPFFEFSTKCPEDVFVAKTWKTDNDFNWVYTFHSIDGRKKSNVSRWGWNSSDKDSSMVGQIQVSCYLCSELKDGGVLDNSVVTEFILYDIAHARQSISAQENEKTADDVKGLKGANQGLVKETFEDNRSHPFKHKLQQRQASEKGDFNSSDFYPWASAQLNPGLEIAAIVMQVPYENRESLTYKSGDKIINELIPNLLNHSMSELSKKDFHDKRSPEKVKVLIPTGNHGLPSAESRGPSSLLDRWRLGGGCDCGGWDMACPLTVLGNTQIQCAEDQPLLENQQHLELFVQGAKESTPALTMMAVQEGEYAVDFHAQLSTLQAFSICVAILHGTEASVDAGKERSKQLSQSNSLKVLINDEVKFLVDAVTREEKRKDSKMVKEIPPSYVLNPPFSPIARV